The DNA sequence AGTATAGAAAAATCGATAAAAAAAGTAAACACGGACAAATTTTGTGCTAAGTTGTCATGAGATTTGATGACTGCGATTTTGTGGAGTATGTATGAAAAAACAAGATATTTTATTTGAGCTATTGGACCTAGAGAGCAAACGTCAACAACATGGAATAAATCTGATTGCTTCTGAAAATTATGCCTCTAAGGAAGTAATGAGCATGACCGGTTCTGTTTTGACAAATAAATATGTTGAAGGAAATGTGGGAGCTCGTTATTACAGCGGCTGTGCATTTGTAGATGATATTGAGAAAGAGACAATTGAGCGCTTTAAAGAGTTGTTTTGTGCTGAGCATGCAAACGTTCAGCCTCATTCTGGATCACAAGCTAACTTTGCAGTTTATTTTGCGGTTCTCAAGCCGGGAGATACTATTTTAAGTATGAAGCTTTCTGCTGGTGGGCATTTAACCCATGGCCATAGCGTTAATTTATCAGGATCGCTGTATAATATTATTTCATATGGTGTTGATGAAAAAACCGGGCTGATTGATTATGATCAAGTTCTTGATTTGGCAAAAAAACATAACCCAAAATTAATTATTGCAGGCGCTTCGTCCTATTCTCGAATTATCGATTTTGAGAGATTTTCAAAAATTGCAAAAGAGGTTGGTGCCTACTTCTTAGCTGATATTGCACACATTGCAGGCCTTATTGCGGCAGGAATTCACCCATCTCCCTTTCCATGTGCTGATTTTGTTACGATGACAACTCATAAAACGTTTCGTGGTCCACGCGGTGCAGTAATTTTATGCAAAAAAGAGTTTGCAAGCATGATTGATCGAGCTGTTATGCCAGGAATTCAGGGTGGCGCATTTATGCATGTTATTGCTGCAAAGGGTGTTGCGTGTAAGCAAGCGCAATCGTCAGAATTTGTACAGTATCAAAAGCAGGTTGTAAAAAATGCACAAATTATGGCTCAGTCGTTTGTGAAATTGGGATACCAAGTTATTTCTGGCGGAACAGATACTCATTTGTTTTTAATTGACGTTAGGCCATTTGATCTGACTGGAAAACAAGTAGAACAGATTTTAGAAAAAGCTGAAATTTTTGTAAATCGAAACGCTATTCCCTTGGATACAAATTCACCGCTTCTTGCTGGCGGTATTCGAATTGGTACTGCTGCAGTTACCACTCGTGGGGCAACCGCAAAAGACTGCGAGCAGATAGTTGATTTAATTCATACGGTCTTACAAGGGTTTATTAGTAAAAAAAGTGCTGGTGAGTACGATAAAAAAGTGCGAGAAATTACTGAAAAATGGGTCTAAATAAAAAAGGAGAAAATTATGATTCGATTAAAAAAAATCAGTATTTGTTTTGGTGTTTTTGGGCTTTTTTTTATTTTTATTAGCAAAAATCAAGTTAACCGAGCTGTGCCTTGCAAAGCTTTGGATGCTCAAGAGCCTGGGCTTATCAGTGAAATGTTAAATGATGTTGAAATGGGTTTTGATTGCAGTGATGATACAATTGAAAATCAAAAGGACCATAAAGTGTACGCAAGTGAAAGACAAAAGCGTGATTTCTTTAAATCAATTGGCTGTCAGTATATTAATTTTATGGATATAAAGTGTGCACCGTCTGAGCTACCTGATCCAAAAGATTCTGCGCATTATAAATCTGATAGCAAAAACATTTTAGAGCTATCTGAAAAATATCGAAATGACATACAAAATAAAAAGCTAGCTTCTATGTATATTTCGCTTATTTCAAAAAAAGTTGGGCATGGTATTTTTGCGACAATGTTTATAAAGTCAGGCGATTTTATTGGTACATATGCTGGCGAAGTGTGCTCAGGACAAGCGCTTGAAGATACTGAGTTTGCTTGGGATTATGGAGCAATGGTACCGAGCGGGGATCGGTTAATCCTTGACGGGAAATACCGCGGTAATGAGCTACGATTTATAAATCATGCAAAAGATCCAAACACAAGGGCGGTTTATTTGATTGCTGATGGCAAGTTGCATGTGTGTTACATAGCGCAAAAAGATATTGCTGCAGGTCAGCAGCTTACGGTAAGCTATGGAGATGATTATTGGACAACGCGTAATGTGCAGCCAGAAAGTTTTCAGGACTAGGTTAAAATGACCGGCTTTTTTTGTTAATTTTTGAAAGGCGTTTTTCTTTTTTTAGAGCATTGTGCAGAGCTTTTCTTTTTGCCGCGTGACGTTGTTTGATGCGGCCAGGCGCAGAAGTAAACTCTTTAATTATTTTGGTAGAAATTTCTAAGTGGCTTCCGGGTTGATCACTCCAAACGGTTGGCACTTCTTTTATTTTTTTGCCTTCAAGTTGGCATAGGTAAAAAAATTCAAGTTCCCATGACCAGCCAGTTTCTTCCATTTGTGGAGCAACTTTTGCAATGGTATCGCGTGTAAAAATTTTAGCTCCGCATTGTGTATCTTTGCAGGTAAATCCAAATCGTTTGCGAAGGACCCAGTTGTAAAGTTTCCCTCCGATTAGCCTAATGAGCGGTCTTTCAGGATAAATTTTTGCACCCTTTGCATAACGGCTTGCATTTGCGCCATCGTAACCTTGATTACAAGCTTCGATAAGGTCATAAAAATGCTCTGGAAGTGTTGCCATGTCAGCATCTACAAATCCAATTAAGTCGAATTTTTTCTTAAGTGCCCATAAAAATCCATTTTTTAAAGCGTAGCCCTTGCCGCCGTTTTCAAGATTTATCACGTCGATATTTTTATAGGTTTTTTTTAAGGCTTGAGAAATTTGAACGGTTTTATCATCCTTGTTGCAACCATTTGCGACGACAAGAAATTTAACTTTTTCAGGCTTGTTTTTAAAATAATCTGCGTATGCGCACAGCGTTTTTCCAATGCGGTCTTGCTCATTGTAGGCTGGAATTAAAATACAAATTTTTTGTGCTGGTACTATAAAAGATGAGCTTAAAAGGATTGTTGTAAAAAATCTAAATATAAAGGCGCCGATTTTGTTTTTTGTCATTTGCTTAATTTCTTTATAAGTTCGAATAGATGGTTGTTTTGACACTATTTGATTTGATCAGAGCTTAGCATAAAGAGCTTTTTTTTCAAATTTATGGACCACTGATTTATGATTTAGGTGCTTGGAACTTTGTCTATGCAAAAAATAAGAAAAATTATAAGATGTTATCAGTGATTTGAAACAATAAAATAGACTCTGCTAGCAAGAGTAAGCAAGTAAAGGGTATGTGGTATGGATAAATTATATGCTCCTTGGCGTGACCGATATGTTCACTCTCAGATTAGTGGAAAAGAATCTGGAGATTGCGTTTTTTGTGAGTTGTTTACAAAAGATGAATCAGATGAGCAGCGATTTGTTTTATTTAAAAGCAGCGACCTGGTTATTGTCTTAAATCTCTATCCTTATAATGGTGGACACATTCTTGTTCTGCCTAAAAATCATGAGTCAGAGTTTGATTTATTGCCAGAATCAGTACTTGCTCATCTTATGAGTGCTGCGGCAAAAAGTATGAAAATAGTTAAAGATCAGCTGGGCTGTCAAGGGATAAATTTTGGAGCTAATCTTGGTCGAGCCGCTGGCGCAGGAATTCCTGAACATCTTCATATGCATATAGTTCCAAGGTACGCAGGAGACACTGGTTTTTTTACAACCATTGGCGATAGCAAACAAATTTCAGTTGATTTAGAAAAAATATATAAAAAATTAAAGCCTCATTTTGAGAAAAGTTTTAACGGGTAAAATATGAAATCGCTAGAGTTGCGCAAAAAGTTTTTTGATTTCTTCGTTCGTCATGGACATGAAAAAGTTGTAAGTTCTTCTTTAATTCCAACAGAGGATCCAACTCTTCTGTTTGCAAATGCTGGAATGAATCAGTTCAAAGATGTTTTTTTGGGCAATGAAAAGCGAAGCTATAAAAAAGCAGTTTCTATTCAAAAATGTGTTCGCGCTGGTGGCAAGCACAATGATCTTGAAAATGTTGGGTTTACGCAACGACATTTAACATTTTTTGAGATGATGGGAAATTTTTCCTTTGGCGATTATTTTAAAAAAGAAGCAATCGCTTATGCTTGGGACTTTTTAACTAAAGAGGTTGGCTTAAATCCAGCAGAGCTTTACGTAACGGTTCATCATAGCGATCAAGAGTCGTATGATATTTGGCATGAAATCATGCATATTCCAAAAGATAGAATTTTCAAACTAGGTGAAAGCAATTTTTGGCAAATGGGTGACGTTGGTCCTTGTGGTCCGTGCACAGAAATATTTGTTGATCGTGGGTCAAAAGTTGGCTGTGGAGGCAAAGATTGTAGCCCTGATTGCGGCTGCGATAGATTTTTAGAAGTCTGGAACAATGTGTTCATGCAGTTTAGTCGTCAAGCTGATGGCACAGATATTTTGCTCAAGCAAACAGGTGTTGATACGGGCATGGGGCTAGAAAGACTTGCACTAGTTGTTCAAAAAAAAGAATCAGTGTTTGAGACCGATGCGTTTGAATCAATTTTTAATAAAATAGAATCTCTTACTGGTCATAATTATCAAAATAGCAGCGAAGAAATTCGTGCATCATTTAATGTTTTAGGCGATCACATAAGGTCTTCTACGTTTTTAATTTCAGATGGTTGTGCGCCAAGTAATGATGGGCGTGGCTATGTTTTAAGAAAAATTATTCGAAGAGCTGCTCTTTTTGCTCAAAAATTAACAGATGAAAATATTTTCCCTGAACTTTCTTTGGTTTTGGTCGATGACATGAAAAGTGTTTATCCAGAACTTGAGTCAAACAAAGAGCGAATAGCTTCTGTGCTGAAGCTTGAAATTGAAAGATTTTCAGACAATTTAGTTCGTGGAAAAAGAATCTTACAAGATTATATGCATGAAAATAATTCTACCAAGTTAATAACTGGCGATTATTCTTTTATGCTTTATGACACTTATGGATTTCCATTAGAGGTAACAAAGCTTATTGCGCTTGAGGCGGAATTTGTGGTTGACGAGCAAGGCTTTGAAAAAAGCATGGAAGCTCAAAGGCAGCGTTCTGGTAAAAAAATGAAAGATTCGAGCGCTGGAAAAATCGTTTTAGATGAGTCGGTAAAAACAGAATTTACTGGTTATCAAAAATTGCATGAGGATTCTGAAATTGTTGCAATTTTAGTTGATGATGTTTTGGCTGAAAGCGTTGAAGTTGGAGCAACTTGCTGGATTGCAGCAAAAAAATCACCTTTTTATGTTGCGTGTGGTGGCCAGATTAATGACGTGGGTATTGTAGAATTTGGAAACAAGCACACATCGCTTTTAGATTTGAAAAAAATTAATGATGCTATTTTTATAAAAATTATAGCACCGGAAAAAATCATGATTGGTGATCTTGTCACCATGACCGTTGACAAGCAAATTCGCTTTGACACTATGAAAAATCACACAGCAACTCATTTGCTTCAAGCAGCATTGCAAAACATTTTTGGAAATGGTGTTAAGCAGGCTGGTTCGATTGTGACGCCAGACTATTTAAGATTTGATTTTACATATCACAAATCTTTATCACAAGATGAAATTAAAACCGTTGAAGAACTAATAAATCAAAAAATTTGGGATAATATTTCTGTGGTTGTAGATCAAACTACCTACAAAGATGCTATAGCTCGTGGCGTAACAGCCTTTTTTGGTGACAAGTACAACATGGACAATGTTCGAGCAATTATTATAGATAAATTTTCAGCAGAGCTTTGCGGCGGAACACACGTGAAGGCAACTGGCGATATTGGAATGTTTAAAATTACAGAAGAAATTTCACTTGCAGCAGGACAAAGACGAATTGTTGCAATCACTGGACGAAAAGCTTTAGCGGAGTTTCAGCAAGATTTTTCATTGATGAAAAAATTATGTCTTGATTTAAAAACAAAGCCAGAAAAAATAATTGATTCTGTTACAGATCTTGGAAGCGAAGTAAGAGACTTGCAAAAAGAAATTAAAGTTTTTAAATCTGCTGGCTTAAAAAGTCAGATTTCTAGCTGGGCTAACTCTGTAGAAATGATTAATAATATTCCATTTCTTTATTTAGATCTTAACGGCTACAGCCTAGATGATTTTCGAGACATTTCTTTGCAACTGCAAAAGCAAAAACCAGGATTTTATTTTTTAATTCAAGCGGATGGATTAAAAACAATATTTTTGACCACGCTAGATAAATCATTGGTTTCAAGAGTTTCTATGCAGGAATTTAAAACTTGGCTGCAAGAAAATTGCAATCTTTCTGGTGGCGGAAATCAATCGATGGTTCAAGGCGGTGGAGCAGCTATTAACGGTTTAAAATGCCTTGAAGGCATTAAAGCTTGGCTTGCTCAAAGACCTTAAAATAAAAGAGCTTGGGAATAAACATTTTGATTATGAATAG is a window from the Candidatus Dependentiae bacterium genome containing:
- a CDS encoding glycosyltransferase, yielding MTKNKIGAFIFRFFTTILLSSSFIVPAQKICILIPAYNEQDRIGKTLCAYADYFKNKPEKVKFLVVANGCNKDDKTVQISQALKKTYKNIDVINLENGGKGYALKNGFLWALKKKFDLIGFVDADMATLPEHFYDLIEACNQGYDGANASRYAKGAKIYPERPLIRLIGGKLYNWVLRKRFGFTCKDTQCGAKIFTRDTIAKVAPQMEETGWSWELEFFYLCQLEGKKIKEVPTVWSDQPGSHLEISTKIIKEFTSAPGRIKQRHAAKRKALHNALKKEKRLSKINKKSRSF
- the alaS gene encoding alanine--tRNA ligase, whose protein sequence is MKSLELRKKFFDFFVRHGHEKVVSSSLIPTEDPTLLFANAGMNQFKDVFLGNEKRSYKKAVSIQKCVRAGGKHNDLENVGFTQRHLTFFEMMGNFSFGDYFKKEAIAYAWDFLTKEVGLNPAELYVTVHHSDQESYDIWHEIMHIPKDRIFKLGESNFWQMGDVGPCGPCTEIFVDRGSKVGCGGKDCSPDCGCDRFLEVWNNVFMQFSRQADGTDILLKQTGVDTGMGLERLALVVQKKESVFETDAFESIFNKIESLTGHNYQNSSEEIRASFNVLGDHIRSSTFLISDGCAPSNDGRGYVLRKIIRRAALFAQKLTDENIFPELSLVLVDDMKSVYPELESNKERIASVLKLEIERFSDNLVRGKRILQDYMHENNSTKLITGDYSFMLYDTYGFPLEVTKLIALEAEFVVDEQGFEKSMEAQRQRSGKKMKDSSAGKIVLDESVKTEFTGYQKLHEDSEIVAILVDDVLAESVEVGATCWIAAKKSPFYVACGGQINDVGIVEFGNKHTSLLDLKKINDAIFIKIIAPEKIMIGDLVTMTVDKQIRFDTMKNHTATHLLQAALQNIFGNGVKQAGSIVTPDYLRFDFTYHKSLSQDEIKTVEELINQKIWDNISVVVDQTTYKDAIARGVTAFFGDKYNMDNVRAIIIDKFSAELCGGTHVKATGDIGMFKITEEISLAAGQRRIVAITGRKALAEFQQDFSLMKKLCLDLKTKPEKIIDSVTDLGSEVRDLQKEIKVFKSAGLKSQISSWANSVEMINNIPFLYLDLNGYSLDDFRDISLQLQKQKPGFYFLIQADGLKTIFLTTLDKSLVSRVSMQEFKTWLQENCNLSGGGNQSMVQGGGAAINGLKCLEGIKAWLAQRP
- a CDS encoding SET domain-containing protein-lysine N-methyltransferase, yielding MIRLKKISICFGVFGLFFIFISKNQVNRAVPCKALDAQEPGLISEMLNDVEMGFDCSDDTIENQKDHKVYASERQKRDFFKSIGCQYINFMDIKCAPSELPDPKDSAHYKSDSKNILELSEKYRNDIQNKKLASMYISLISKKVGHGIFATMFIKSGDFIGTYAGEVCSGQALEDTEFAWDYGAMVPSGDRLILDGKYRGNELRFINHAKDPNTRAVYLIADGKLHVCYIAQKDIAAGQQLTVSYGDDYWTTRNVQPESFQD
- a CDS encoding serine hydroxymethyltransferase codes for the protein MKKQDILFELLDLESKRQQHGINLIASENYASKEVMSMTGSVLTNKYVEGNVGARYYSGCAFVDDIEKETIERFKELFCAEHANVQPHSGSQANFAVYFAVLKPGDTILSMKLSAGGHLTHGHSVNLSGSLYNIISYGVDEKTGLIDYDQVLDLAKKHNPKLIIAGASSYSRIIDFERFSKIAKEVGAYFLADIAHIAGLIAAGIHPSPFPCADFVTMTTHKTFRGPRGAVILCKKEFASMIDRAVMPGIQGGAFMHVIAAKGVACKQAQSSEFVQYQKQVVKNAQIMAQSFVKLGYQVISGGTDTHLFLIDVRPFDLTGKQVEQILEKAEIFVNRNAIPLDTNSPLLAGGIRIGTAAVTTRGATAKDCEQIVDLIHTVLQGFISKKSAGEYDKKVREITEKWV
- a CDS encoding HIT domain-containing protein, yielding MDKLYAPWRDRYVHSQISGKESGDCVFCELFTKDESDEQRFVLFKSSDLVIVLNLYPYNGGHILVLPKNHESEFDLLPESVLAHLMSAAAKSMKIVKDQLGCQGINFGANLGRAAGAGIPEHLHMHIVPRYAGDTGFFTTIGDSKQISVDLEKIYKKLKPHFEKSFNG